The following are from one region of the Arachis duranensis cultivar V14167 chromosome 10, aradu.V14167.gnm2.J7QH, whole genome shotgun sequence genome:
- the LOC107468599 gene encoding uncharacterized protein LOC107468599 — MAAETLPYQNGEVVSNRDLAANSTTTSSAAAKKSRESERRRRRRKQKKNNKASQEPDHEDKTAEESDGAKENTDPKQVVEQVEIEYVPEKAELDEGMDEEFRKIFEKFSFSDVTGSEDTDKKDEAAENAAANKKADSDSDEEENDDDQKEKGGVSNKKKKLQRRMKIAELKQICSRPDVVEVWDATAADPKLLVFLKSYRNTVPVPRHWCQKRKFLQGKRGIEKQPFQLPDFIAATGIEKIRQAYIEKEDSKKLKQKQRERMQPKMGKMDIDYQVLHDAFFKYQTKPKLTSLGDLYHEGKEFEVKLREMKPGMLSHELKEALGMPEGAPPPWLINMQRYGPPPSYPHLKIPGLNAPIPPGASFGYHPGGWGKPPVDEYGRPLYGDVFGVQQQEQPNYEEEPVDKTKHWGDLEEEEEEEEEEEEEEEEMEEEDLEAGIQSVDSLSSTPTGVETPAAIDLRKPQPKKEPERPLYQVLEEKEERIAPGTLLGTTHTYVVGTGAQDKSGAKRVDLLKGQKSDKVDVTLLPEELESLDNVLSTKYEEAREEERARSQREDFSDMVAENEKKRKRKMQEKEGKSKKKDFKF; from the exons ATGGCTGCGGAGACTCTTCCGTACCAGAACGGCGAAGTTGTTTCTAACCGAGATCTGGCTGCCAACTCCACCACCACTTCCTCTGCCGCCGCCAAGAAGTCGCGTGAGAGCGAGCGCCGTCGCCGTCGCCGcaagcagaagaagaacaacaaggCATCTCAGGAACCTGACCATGAAGATAAAACCGCCGAAGAGAGCGACGGTGCTAAGGAGAACACTGATCCGAAGCAG GTGGTTGAGCAAGTTGAAATTGAGTATGTGCCGGAGAAGGCAGAGCTAGATGAAGGCATGGATGAAGAATTTAGAAAGATCTTTGAGAAATTCAGTTTCAGTGACGTCACTGGTTCGGAG GATACCGATAAGAAGGATGAGGCAGCAGAAAATGCTGCTGCAAATAAGAAGGCCGATTCTGATTCTGACGAGGAAGAAAACGATGATGATCAGAAAGAGAAAGGCGGTGTgtcaaacaagaagaaaaag CTTCAAAGGAGGATGAAAATTGCTGAACTGAAACAGATTTGCTCAAGGCCTGATGTTGTTGAG gtGTGGGATGCTACTGCAGCAGACCCAAAGTTGCTGGTGTTCCTGAAATCTTATAGGAATACTGTTCCTGTACCTAGGCATTGGTGTCAGAAGAGAAAATTCTTGCAG GGGAAACGAGGTATTGAGAAACAACCCTTTCAGCTTCCTGACTTCATCGCTGCCACTGGAATTGAGAAAATCAGACAG GCTTATATCGAGAAAGAGGACAGCAAAAAGTTGAAACAAAAGCAAAGGGAGCGCATGCAACCAAAAATGGGGAAAATGGACATAGACTATCAG GTTCTTCATGATGCGTTTTTTAAATACCAAACAAAGCCAAAGCTGACATCGCTTGGGGACCTATATCACGAAGGGAAAGAATTTGAG GTAAAACTGAGGGAGATGAAACCTGGCATGTTATCACATGAATTGAAAGAAGCTCTTGGTATGCCTGAGGGAGCTCCTCCTCCCTGGCTGATAAATATGCAG CGATATGGTCCACCACCATCTTATCCTCATTTGAAGATACCTGGATTGAATGCTCCCATCCCTCCTGGTGCTAGCTTTGGTTATCATCCTGGCGGCTGGGGCAAACCTCCTGTTGATgaa TATGGACGTCCACTATATGGAGATGTATTCGGAgttcaacaacaagaacagcCTAACTATGAG GAAGAGCCAGTTGATAAGACCAAACACTGGGGTGActtagaggaggaggaagaagaggaagaggaggaggaagaagaagaggaagaaatggAGGAAGAGGACCTTGAAGCTGGTATTCAGTCAGTTGATAGTCTGTCCAG CACTCCTACTGGAGTTGAGACACCTGCAGCTATTGACCTTCGAAAGCCACAACCTAAAAAGGAGCCTGAGAGGCCTCTATATCAA GTACttgaagagaaggaagaaagaattGCCCCTGGAACATTGCTTGGAACGACACACAC TTACGTGGTTGGCACTGGCGCACAGGACAAATCGGGAGCCAAAAGG GTTGATTTGCTCAAGGGTCAGAAGTCGGACAAAGTGGATGTCACCTTACTCCCGGAAGAGCTGGAATCGCTTGATAATGTCTTGTCTACAaa GTATGAAGAAGCAAGGGAAGAAGAGAGGGCACGTAGTCAGCGTGAAGATTTCAGTGACATGGTTGCAGAG aacgaaaagaaaaggaaaagaaagatgcAGGAAAAGGAGGGCAAGTCAAAGAAGAAGGACTTCAAGTTTTAG